The Prosthecobacter algae genome includes a region encoding these proteins:
- the accB gene encoding acetyl-CoA carboxylase biotin carboxyl carrier protein: MDDTKSNEKEATALDLKQIKQIVALMAENDLSYFHFENQGSKVELRRGSDFQAAKELLKHLPVASAAAPVAMASAAPVAAAPAATAAAAPAAVAAEPAGPTINSPMVGTFYRSSAPGEKAFANIGDSVDENSNVCIIEAMKVMNEIKAEIRGTIARVLVEDGKPVQYGQPLFELKA, from the coding sequence ATGGACGACACAAAATCTAACGAGAAGGAGGCCACAGCTTTGGACCTGAAGCAGATCAAGCAGATCGTGGCCCTCATGGCCGAAAACGACCTCAGTTACTTTCATTTCGAAAACCAAGGATCCAAGGTCGAACTGCGACGTGGATCTGACTTCCAGGCGGCCAAAGAGCTGCTGAAGCACCTCCCCGTCGCCTCGGCCGCCGCCCCGGTTGCCATGGCCTCCGCCGCACCGGTCGCAGCAGCTCCAGCGGCCACTGCCGCAGCAGCGCCCGCCGCTGTCGCCGCCGAGCCTGCGGGCCCTACCATCAACAGCCCGATGGTCGGCACCTTCTACCGCTCCTCCGCCCCAGGCGAAAAAGCCTTTGCCAACATTGGTGACTCCGTGGATGAAAACTCCAACGTTTGCATCATTGAGGCCATGAAGGTCATGAATGAGATCAAGGCCGAGATACGTGGCACCATCGCCCGCGTCCTCGTCGAAGACGGCAAGCCGGTCCAATACGGCCAGCCCCTCTTCGAATTGAAAGCCTAG
- a CDS encoding pseudouridine synthase, whose amino-acid sequence MRLNRYLSLCGLGSRRGCEVLIQEGRVSINGHVIKDLATQVSDEDRIIADGKPVKAESGVVIALHKPRGYICSRSDERDRMTIYSLLPKQFQTLHHVGRLDKDSEGLLLMTNRGELSHRLIHPSMGAEKEYEVIVDQPMDQATMAKLVKGMLTEEGHAKCERAWMITEYRAHVVLKQGLKRQIRLMFYQLGFEVERLTRTRIGWLELKGLQKGGWKQLTEVEVERFFSKDGVTGRPAKIAKTASATDVGDEESGRPVRRAPAKPRGGPRAKKSFGSEDRPRTPRARTSEGEDRPRGGPRGKKTFGSEERPRGGSRGKKSFGSEDRPRSPRAAPSDGEERPFGAPRPKKSFGGEERPRGPRPSFSEGEDRPFGAPRARPSFGGKDRPGAARPSFSDGEDRPRGGSSGPRGRSSFGDDEAPRPRGKRPDGDRKPRSSGGAGKPRSTRGDSPSRPPRASVKRAPGKKGPRGRP is encoded by the coding sequence GTGCGCCTTAACCGTTATCTCAGCCTGTGCGGCCTCGGCTCCCGCCGTGGCTGCGAAGTACTCATTCAAGAAGGTCGCGTCTCCATCAATGGACATGTGATCAAAGACCTGGCCACCCAGGTCTCAGATGAGGATCGAATCATCGCGGACGGCAAGCCCGTCAAAGCTGAGAGCGGTGTGGTGATCGCCCTGCACAAGCCGCGCGGCTACATTTGCAGCCGTAGCGATGAGCGGGATCGCATGACGATCTACTCGCTCCTGCCCAAGCAGTTTCAGACCCTCCACCACGTGGGCCGTCTGGATAAAGACAGCGAGGGCCTGCTACTGATGACCAATCGTGGGGAGCTTTCCCACCGCCTCATTCACCCCAGTATGGGTGCTGAAAAGGAATACGAGGTCATCGTGGATCAGCCCATGGACCAGGCCACCATGGCCAAGCTGGTCAAGGGCATGCTCACTGAAGAAGGCCACGCCAAGTGCGAACGCGCCTGGATGATCACCGAATATCGCGCCCATGTCGTCCTGAAACAGGGCCTGAAGCGCCAGATCCGCCTCATGTTCTATCAGCTCGGTTTTGAGGTGGAGCGCCTCACCCGCACCCGCATCGGCTGGCTCGAGCTTAAAGGCCTTCAAAAAGGCGGCTGGAAACAGCTCACCGAAGTCGAAGTCGAGCGCTTCTTTTCCAAAGACGGCGTCACCGGACGTCCGGCCAAGATCGCCAAAACCGCCTCGGCTACGGATGTCGGCGATGAGGAATCTGGCCGCCCCGTGCGCCGCGCCCCGGCCAAACCTCGCGGTGGCCCACGCGCCAAGAAATCCTTCGGCAGCGAAGACCGCCCCCGCACCCCCCGTGCCAGGACCTCTGAAGGCGAAGACCGTCCCCGTGGCGGACCGCGTGGCAAAAAAACTTTCGGCAGTGAAGAGCGCCCCCGTGGTGGTTCTCGTGGAAAAAAATCCTTTGGCAGCGAAGATCGCCCCCGCAGCCCCCGGGCCGCTCCTTCGGATGGCGAAGAGCGCCCCTTCGGTGCACCGCGCCCCAAAAAATCTTTTGGCGGTGAAGAACGTCCCCGTGGCCCCCGCCCAAGCTTCTCCGAAGGGGAAGATCGTCCTTTCGGTGCCCCCCGCGCCCGCCCTTCTTTTGGGGGTAAAGACCGCCCTGGCGCCGCTCGCCCGAGTTTCTCTGATGGTGAAGACCGCCCTCGTGGTGGCTCCAGCGGCCCTCGTGGACGCTCCTCCTTTGGTGATGACGAGGCCCCTCGTCCCCGTGGGAAACGCCCGGATGGCGACCGCAAACCCCGCAGCAGCGGCGGTGCCGGAAAGCCACGTTCCACCCGTGGGGACTCCCCCAGCAGGCCCCCGCGCGCCTCGGTGAAACGCGCCCCCGGAAAAAAAGGCCCTCGCGGCCGTCCCTAA
- a CDS encoding small basic protein — protein MSQHRSLKTAGSVGTKRSVLKRGERIKLMKARGQWKDGRLPTGLPKTKSE, from the coding sequence ATGTCTCAGCATCGCAGCCTCAAAACCGCCGGTTCCGTTGGTACCAAGCGCAGCGTCCTTAAGCGTGGCGAGCGCATCAAGCTCATGAAGGCCCGTGGTCAGTGGAAAGACGGTCGTCTCCCGACCGGTCTGCCCAAGACCAAATCCGAATAG
- the mutS gene encoding DNA mismatch repair protein MutS — MSDASATPMMKQYLAIRRELPEDVLLFFRLGDFYELFFEDAKTAAPLLNVSLTKRNGVPMCGVPHHASQGYIAKLIRAGKRVAIAEQTTDPVPGKIVERAVSQILSAGTINDLNLLESNRSNYLAAVFRTAKKLGLAYVDLTTGEFEVAEFKEAVDLVDELERIQASELLHSEEQRDLIESLGSPACALAVEGYLFLEDQADHALTQHFKVKSLDGFGCQGLTAALCAAGCILQYLQFQLRRNVDHIQRLRVAQTSDFVLIDAASQSHLELVTARGGAQHTLLSALDRTCTPMGGRKLRHWVLHPLRDLEQLTQRQDMVATLLAESLLLGQLRTLLKEVRDLERTSSRLSQGSGNGRDLLAMAASLEVVPSLKMAMEQARSADFARLLVNLHDLSALATQIQQALVEEPPMQIKEGGVFRPGYLPELDELRDASTLGRQWIADLQNREIERTGIKSLKIKYNAVFGYFIEITKANVGSVPADYHRKQTTVNGERYITDELKRMEDKILGAEERSKVLEYEEFIGLRSRVLTHLAEIQETAAVLAVLDALCSLAETARLFNYTRPVLNDTRHLFIRDGRHPVLDQNLTSGERFVPNDVTLEPEESRLILITGPNMAGKSTYLRQTALLTLMAQIGSYLPATSAEIGLVDRIFTRIGASDDLARGQSTFMVEMNETALILNNATERSLVILDEIGRGTSTFDGLSIAWSVAEHLHDHIGARALFATHYHEITALAQSRSAVKNYNVAVKEWNQQIIFLRKILPGCAEKSYGIQVARLAGLPENVIERAKEVLAQLEAGHQPAESVTHVPIPTSVPAKVKKTRLTNDADAGQMVLFG, encoded by the coding sequence ATGTCCGACGCCAGCGCCACCCCCATGATGAAGCAGTATCTCGCCATCCGGCGGGAGCTTCCGGAGGATGTGCTGCTGTTTTTCCGCCTGGGGGATTTCTACGAGCTTTTTTTTGAGGATGCCAAGACGGCGGCCCCCCTGCTGAATGTCTCCCTGACCAAGCGCAATGGCGTGCCGATGTGCGGGGTGCCCCACCACGCCTCCCAGGGCTACATTGCGAAGCTGATCAGGGCGGGCAAGCGGGTGGCCATCGCAGAACAGACGACGGACCCAGTGCCTGGAAAGATCGTGGAGCGGGCGGTTTCGCAGATCCTCAGCGCGGGGACGATCAATGACCTCAACCTTCTGGAATCGAACCGGTCGAACTACCTGGCGGCGGTCTTTCGCACGGCAAAAAAGCTGGGCCTGGCCTATGTGGACCTCACCACGGGGGAATTTGAGGTGGCGGAATTTAAGGAAGCGGTGGACCTAGTGGATGAGCTGGAGCGCATCCAGGCCAGTGAGCTGCTGCACAGTGAGGAGCAGCGGGATTTGATCGAGTCTCTCGGCAGCCCCGCCTGCGCCCTGGCCGTGGAGGGGTACCTTTTCTTGGAAGATCAGGCGGACCACGCGCTGACGCAGCATTTTAAGGTGAAGTCTCTGGATGGTTTCGGCTGCCAGGGCCTGACGGCAGCGCTGTGTGCGGCCGGCTGCATCCTGCAGTATCTGCAATTTCAATTGCGGCGAAATGTGGACCACATCCAGCGTCTGCGTGTGGCCCAGACGAGTGATTTTGTGCTCATTGATGCGGCGAGCCAGAGCCACCTGGAACTGGTGACGGCACGCGGTGGCGCCCAACATACTTTGCTGAGTGCGCTGGACCGCACCTGCACGCCCATGGGGGGGCGCAAGCTGCGCCACTGGGTGCTGCACCCGCTGCGGGATCTGGAGCAACTGACGCAGCGGCAGGACATGGTGGCCACGCTGCTGGCAGAATCCCTTTTGTTAGGCCAGTTGCGCACACTACTCAAAGAGGTGCGGGATCTGGAGCGCACCAGCAGCCGCCTCAGCCAGGGAAGCGGCAATGGGCGCGATCTGCTGGCCATGGCCGCCTCTTTGGAAGTGGTGCCTTCGCTGAAAATGGCGATGGAGCAGGCGCGCAGTGCGGACTTTGCCCGGCTGCTGGTGAACCTTCATGACCTCTCTGCCCTGGCCACCCAGATCCAGCAGGCGCTGGTGGAAGAGCCGCCCATGCAAATCAAGGAAGGGGGCGTCTTCCGCCCGGGTTACCTGCCGGAGCTGGATGAGCTGCGCGATGCTTCCACGTTAGGCCGCCAGTGGATCGCCGATTTACAAAATCGCGAGATCGAACGCACGGGCATCAAGAGCCTGAAGATCAAGTATAACGCCGTGTTTGGTTATTTCATCGAGATCACCAAAGCGAACGTAGGCAGCGTGCCGGCCGACTACCATCGCAAGCAGACCACGGTGAATGGCGAGCGCTACATCACGGATGAGCTCAAGCGCATGGAGGATAAAATCCTGGGCGCTGAGGAACGCAGCAAGGTATTAGAGTATGAGGAATTCATCGGCCTGCGCAGCCGGGTGCTCACACATCTGGCAGAGATTCAGGAAACAGCGGCCGTGCTGGCGGTACTGGATGCGCTTTGCTCCCTGGCGGAGACGGCACGGTTGTTCAACTACACGCGCCCCGTCCTCAATGACACGCGGCATCTTTTCATCCGCGATGGCCGCCACCCGGTGCTGGATCAGAACCTGACCAGTGGCGAACGTTTTGTGCCCAATGACGTGACGCTGGAGCCTGAGGAAAGCCGCCTCATCCTCATCACCGGGCCGAACATGGCGGGCAAAAGCACCTACCTGCGGCAGACGGCGCTGCTCACCCTCATGGCGCAGATCGGCAGTTACTTACCCGCCACCAGCGCGGAGATCGGTCTGGTGGACCGCATCTTTACCCGCATCGGTGCCAGCGACGACCTGGCCCGTGGCCAATCCACCTTCATGGTGGAGATGAATGAGACGGCGCTGATCCTGAACAACGCCACGGAGCGCAGCCTCGTCATCCTGGATGAGATCGGCCGCGGCACCAGCACCTTTGATGGACTGAGCATTGCCTGGAGCGTGGCCGAGCACCTGCACGACCACATTGGCGCGCGCGCTTTGTTTGCCACCCACTACCACGAGATCACGGCCCTGGCCCAAAGCCGTAGCGCGGTGAAGAACTACAACGTGGCCGTGAAGGAATGGAACCAGCAGATCATCTTCCTGCGCAAGATCCTGCCCGGTTGCGCGGAGAAAAGCTACGGCATCCAGGTGGCCCGCCTCGCCGGCCTGCCAGAGAACGTCATTGAGCGGGCTAAAGAAGTGCTGGCGCAGTTGGAAGCCGGGCATCAACCGGCGGAGAGCGTGACGCATGTGCCGATACCGACGAGTGTGCCCGCCAAAGTTAAGAAGACTCGCCTAACGAATGATGCGGATGCAGGGCAGATGGTGTTGTTTGGGTGA
- a CDS encoding PcfJ domain-containing protein: MSPWQMEELCSVPELKAEGKVMNHCVAGYAHRCKQGHSAIFSLRRYETHADGQTDLKSYATLEVRVLSRKIVQIQAYHNRPVNGVVMSMIRQWATAHQLM; encoded by the coding sequence GTGAGCCCGTGGCAAATGGAGGAACTCTGCTCCGTCCCTGAACTGAAGGCGGAGGGTAAGGTGATGAACCACTGCGTGGCGGGCTATGCCCACCGCTGCAAGCAGGGGCACTCCGCCATCTTCAGTCTGCGCCGCTATGAAACCCATGCCGATGGGCAGACGGATCTGAAATCTTATGCCACCCTGGAAGTGCGAGTACTCAGCCGCAAGATCGTGCAAATCCAAGCCTACCATAACCGACCCGTGAACGGCGTGGTGATGTCCATGATCCGGCAATGGGCAACAGCGCATCAGCTGATGTAG
- a CDS encoding CocE/NonD family hydrolase, producing MKFAFAILAVFSTLALFGQDLPPLDLPGVREQHVWIPMRDGVRLSAYLYLPEGEGKWPVVFEQRYATLTSSGSRKNSAELARRGYAVAMVNFRGAQRSEGRYVGYRALGWGEQKDGYDTCEWLATQPWCTGKVGSFGGSQGGFAQNFLAVTQPPHLACQYMVDTGTSLFHEGYRIGGITRPGRFADFGANCRNPEDNAALLKEWDAHPDYDDYWKVEDTRPHFAKMTVPCFTIGSWYDFMVQGSIHSFIGRKPHAFQQLLLGPWLHGRLNKGSKVGDLTYPENAIWPEVDHMVRWFDHWLKGVDNGIEKEHAVRYYVMGAVGEPGAPGNVWREAADWPPATTATPFYLHSHGLLTTETPTSPTSSTSYECDPRRPMEIPGRAFPGAKDAQAVEQQKDVRTWTTAPLTTPLEITGEIHADLWVTSTVPDTDFILRVSDVYPDGRSILLMDYPLRARYREGFDKQVLLSPGQPARLKWTIGHTSLILNAGHRLRITLTSTGAPLYEPNNQTGGPQTATWLAETQPGTHTILHEKEHRSRVLLPVMPGESKP from the coding sequence ATGAAATTCGCCTTCGCCATCTTGGCTGTCTTTTCCACCCTGGCTCTCTTCGGGCAAGACCTGCCTCCTCTGGATCTTCCCGGCGTGCGCGAGCAGCATGTATGGATACCCATGCGCGATGGAGTCCGCCTTTCGGCCTATCTTTACTTGCCGGAGGGGGAAGGGAAGTGGCCGGTCGTTTTTGAGCAACGCTACGCCACCCTCACCAGCAGCGGTTCGCGAAAAAACTCGGCCGAACTCGCCCGCCGTGGATACGCCGTGGCCATGGTAAACTTCCGCGGTGCTCAGCGCAGCGAGGGGCGCTACGTGGGGTATCGGGCCCTCGGTTGGGGAGAGCAGAAAGATGGTTATGACACCTGCGAATGGCTGGCCACCCAGCCCTGGTGCACGGGCAAGGTGGGCAGCTTTGGCGGTTCTCAGGGCGGCTTTGCGCAGAACTTCCTCGCCGTCACCCAGCCGCCGCACCTGGCCTGCCAGTACATGGTGGATACCGGCACCAGCCTTTTTCATGAGGGCTACCGCATCGGCGGCATCACACGCCCCGGTCGTTTTGCTGACTTCGGCGCGAACTGCCGCAACCCTGAAGACAATGCGGCGCTGCTGAAGGAGTGGGATGCACACCCGGACTACGATGACTACTGGAAGGTCGAAGACACCCGGCCCCACTTTGCCAAAATGACCGTTCCCTGCTTCACCATCGGCAGTTGGTATGACTTCATGGTCCAGGGCAGCATCCACAGCTTCATCGGGCGTAAGCCGCATGCCTTTCAGCAACTTTTGTTAGGCCCCTGGCTGCATGGCCGCCTGAATAAAGGCAGTAAGGTGGGCGACCTCACGTATCCTGAAAACGCCATCTGGCCGGAGGTGGACCACATGGTGCGCTGGTTTGACCACTGGCTGAAAGGCGTGGACAACGGCATCGAAAAGGAACACGCCGTCCGCTACTACGTCATGGGGGCCGTGGGCGAGCCCGGTGCCCCTGGCAATGTGTGGCGTGAGGCCGCCGACTGGCCCCCGGCCACCACCGCTACTCCTTTTTATCTCCATTCTCACGGCCTGCTAACGACCGAGACCCCCACTTCGCCCACCAGCAGCACGAGTTATGAGTGCGATCCCCGCCGGCCCATGGAAATCCCCGGCCGCGCCTTTCCGGGGGCCAAAGATGCCCAGGCGGTGGAGCAGCAAAAAGACGTCCGCACCTGGACCACCGCTCCCCTCACCACGCCGCTGGAAATCACCGGCGAAATCCACGCCGATCTCTGGGTCACCTCCACCGTTCCGGATACCGACTTCATCCTCCGCGTCTCCGATGTCTATCCCGATGGCCGCAGCATCCTGCTCATGGATTACCCCCTGCGTGCCCGTTACCGCGAAGGTTTTGACAAGCAGGTTCTCCTCTCCCCCGGCCAGCCTGCCCGGCTGAAATGGACCATCGGCCACACCAGCCTCATCCTCAATGCCGGCCACCGCCTCCGCATCACCCTCACCAGCACCGGTGCCCCATTGTATGAGCCTAACAACCAAACCGGCGGCCCCCAGACCGCTACCTGGCTGGCTGAAACCCAGCCCGGCACCCACACCATCCTGCATGAAAAGGAACACCGCTCGCGGGTGTTGCTGCCGGTGATGCCTGGGGAAAGCAAACCCTAG
- a CDS encoding SGNH/GDSL hydrolase family protein — protein sequence MPAKAAQCLVIGDSLTKEYEVEFPALFPVNPDSWDSRNWAEILHEHRNASFDLGEFRAYADPRLTGHEHNWAFPGATTTEIRTQLSRIQNFWWIMELEGQIEDAAERIVIFAGGNDVDSYYGQIYNGASPTTYINATRDNLQWIVNYVRGVKSSLPIVLVSVPHLGCAPDVQRQYPTDPVKTARVTAALDSLNAQLATFAQSKGIGFVPGVYQFTKDIISGPFRIGGIDFFKEADPDSRPRYAFSGDGFHPATSAHGKIAQMVIEAFRAMDVAPQITPLTDREIVTDILGLDADLPFKEWIATQGITNGQTAPQDDPDGDGLTNAVEFALEGASASVATPSLILPQVENGSVDRQLVWTYRLRPPAAEWAPPRLQQSVNLVNWTDLPPSAITMNPDGTQSARLPLIGRGFMRLKVDR from the coding sequence GTGCCTGCCAAGGCTGCGCAATGCCTCGTCATTGGCGACAGCCTGACCAAGGAATACGAGGTGGAATTTCCCGCTCTCTTCCCAGTCAACCCCGACTCCTGGGACTCGCGTAATTGGGCTGAAATCCTGCACGAGCACCGCAATGCCTCGTTTGATTTGGGCGAATTCAGGGCTTATGCCGACCCTCGACTCACCGGGCATGAGCACAACTGGGCCTTCCCCGGTGCGACGACGACGGAGATCCGCACGCAGCTCAGCCGCATCCAGAATTTTTGGTGGATCATGGAACTGGAAGGCCAAATCGAAGATGCCGCTGAACGCATCGTCATCTTCGCCGGCGGCAATGATGTGGATAGCTACTACGGCCAGATCTACAACGGGGCTTCCCCCACGACCTACATCAATGCCACCCGGGATAACCTTCAGTGGATCGTCAATTACGTGCGTGGGGTGAAGTCCTCCCTGCCCATTGTGCTCGTCTCCGTCCCGCATCTGGGCTGTGCGCCGGATGTGCAGCGGCAGTACCCGACGGACCCAGTGAAAACCGCCCGCGTCACGGCTGCACTCGATAGCCTCAATGCCCAGCTCGCCACCTTTGCGCAGAGCAAGGGCATCGGTTTTGTCCCCGGCGTCTATCAGTTTACCAAGGACATCATCAGCGGCCCCTTTCGCATCGGCGGTATTGATTTTTTTAAGGAGGCCGATCCCGATTCCCGGCCCCGTTACGCCTTCTCAGGCGATGGTTTCCACCCCGCCACCAGTGCTCATGGAAAGATCGCCCAGATGGTCATCGAGGCCTTCCGGGCCATGGATGTCGCCCCCCAGATCACCCCGCTGACGGATCGGGAAATCGTCACCGACATTTTGGGCCTAGATGCCGATCTCCCATTCAAAGAATGGATCGCCACGCAAGGCATCACCAATGGTCAAACCGCGCCTCAGGATGATCCCGATGGCGACGGCCTAACGAATGCCGTGGAATTCGCCCTGGAAGGGGCCTCCGCCTCCGTGGCCACGCCCAGCCTCATTCTGCCGCAGGTCGAAAATGGCAGCGTGGATCGACAGCTCGTCTGGACCTATCGCCTCCGCCCACCCGCTGCCGAATGGGCCCCGCCACGCCTACAGCAGTCCGTCAATCTGGTGAACTGGACCGATCTTCCCCCCAGTGCCATCACCATGAATCCCGATGGCACCCAGTCTGCGCGCCTACCCTTGATCGGGCGCGGGTTCATGCGGCTGAAGGTGGACCGATGA
- a CDS encoding OmpA family protein gives MPTDLLFEYGSDQLAEGARLSLMKLGFLIEKNPNSLFIIEGHTDSYGGDEYNLELSIRRANAVVQWLRDSLRLGVDRIQAAGMGKTKPIVPTTGTVEEQGLNRRVEIKVRPRK, from the coding sequence ATGCCCACGGACCTGCTCTTCGAATACGGCAGCGACCAACTGGCCGAAGGTGCCCGCCTGAGCCTGATGAAGCTGGGTTTTCTGATCGAAAAAAACCCGAATTCCCTCTTCATCATCGAAGGTCATACCGACAGCTACGGCGGGGATGAATACAATTTGGAACTGAGCATCCGCCGCGCCAATGCCGTGGTGCAGTGGCTGCGCGACTCCCTGCGCCTGGGTGTGGACCGCATCCAAGCCGCCGGCATGGGCAAGACCAAGCCCATCGTTCCCACCACCGGCACGGTGGAAGAACAGGGGCTAAATCGCCGCGTGGAGATCAAGGTCCGTCCTCGGAAATAA
- a CDS encoding MlaD family protein, whose amino-acid sequence MTKDRKTEILVGLFLLVGLLMLGGIILEFGSLRTLFRDTYRLKVAFPNASGIKEGSPVFLGGSKVGKVVKHPELNETFTGVIMTLEIFDVVDIPVDATFGIGSKGLMGDALVEIKPSGLLSDKFLPHDYDKIIEGSKSGGLSDLQGQAEVVAKKVDLVLDDVRTALVDVKAAMEKVNKGALSDTTITDFKESMEHLNNTMTRVDEKVLGDENANNLKAAIADIKDAAASFKVSAKNVEASTQKLGPMIDKLDPVIAKADTAMATADASLKSIKTAADSFSVAARNITSGKGLLGALMNDPELKSEFKDLITNLKRNGVIFYRNSADKERTREESQKPPPVSPFRR is encoded by the coding sequence ATGACTAAAGATCGCAAAACAGAAATCCTCGTGGGCCTCTTCCTCCTCGTGGGCCTGCTGATGCTCGGCGGCATCATCCTGGAATTTGGCAGCCTGCGCACCCTCTTTCGCGACACCTACCGCCTGAAGGTGGCCTTTCCAAACGCCTCCGGCATCAAAGAAGGCTCCCCTGTCTTTCTTGGCGGGTCCAAAGTGGGCAAGGTGGTGAAGCACCCCGAACTCAATGAGACCTTCACCGGCGTCATCATGACGCTGGAGATCTTCGACGTCGTGGACATTCCTGTGGATGCTACGTTTGGCATCGGCTCCAAAGGCCTCATGGGAGATGCCCTGGTGGAGATCAAACCCAGCGGTCTCCTGTCGGACAAATTTCTGCCGCATGACTATGACAAAATCATCGAAGGCAGCAAATCCGGCGGCCTTTCCGACCTGCAAGGCCAGGCCGAAGTGGTGGCTAAGAAGGTGGACCTCGTCCTGGATGACGTGCGCACCGCCCTGGTGGATGTGAAAGCCGCCATGGAAAAGGTGAACAAGGGTGCTCTATCAGACACCACCATCACCGACTTCAAGGAAAGCATGGAGCACCTGAACAACACCATGACACGCGTGGATGAAAAAGTGCTGGGTGATGAAAATGCCAACAACCTCAAGGCTGCCATTGCCGATATCAAGGACGCTGCTGCCAGCTTCAAAGTCTCCGCCAAAAATGTCGAGGCCAGCACCCAGAAGCTCGGCCCCATGATTGACAAGTTGGACCCCGTCATCGCCAAGGCAGATACCGCCATGGCCACGGCCGATGCCTCCCTTAAATCCATCAAAACCGCCGCCGACAGCTTCTCCGTCGCTGCCCGCAATATCACTTCCGGCAAAGGTCTCCTGGGTGCCCTGATGAATGACCCGGAGCTGAAATCGGAATTCAAAGACCTCATCACCAACCTCAAGCGCAACGGCGTCATCTTCTATCGCAACAGCGCCGATAAAGAACGCACCCGCGAAGAATCGCAGAAGCCACCGCCTGTCTCACCCTTCCGCCGCTGA
- a CDS encoding ABC transporter ATP-binding protein: MNEPALPVVNPDVPFIRITGLKKSFGEQKTLQGVDLTIHHGETLVLIGPSGEGKSVLLKHIIGLLHPDEGRVELDGVDLCSLNERELVKFRRRMGYLFQNAALFDSLTVAQNVAFPLKEAGVTNQDDIDQQVHEALELVELAEHKDKMPINLSGGMRKRVGIARAIICRPECVLYDEPTAGLDPIVTDVIDQMIIRLQKRFRVTSIVITHDMGSVFKIADRVAMLKNGVVSFLGTRDELRASTNPDIQNFIAGRSGLCA, from the coding sequence ATGAACGAGCCCGCCCTCCCAGTCGTCAATCCAGACGTGCCTTTCATCCGCATCACCGGCTTGAAAAAAAGCTTTGGTGAGCAAAAGACGCTGCAAGGTGTGGATCTCACTATTCACCATGGCGAAACACTGGTGCTCATCGGCCCCAGCGGCGAGGGCAAAAGCGTGCTGCTCAAGCACATCATCGGCCTCCTGCATCCCGATGAAGGCCGGGTGGAGCTGGATGGCGTGGACCTGTGCAGTCTGAATGAACGGGAGTTGGTGAAGTTCCGCCGCCGCATGGGCTATCTCTTTCAAAACGCCGCCCTTTTTGACAGCCTCACCGTGGCTCAAAACGTGGCCTTCCCGCTGAAAGAAGCTGGTGTGACGAACCAGGACGACATTGATCAGCAAGTGCATGAGGCCCTGGAGCTGGTGGAACTGGCGGAGCACAAAGATAAGATGCCCATCAATCTCTCCGGCGGCATGCGCAAGCGTGTGGGCATCGCCCGCGCCATCATCTGCCGCCCTGAATGCGTCTTGTATGACGAGCCCACCGCCGGGCTCGACCCCATCGTCACGGACGTGATTGATCAGATGATCATCCGTCTGCAAAAGCGCTTCCGCGTCACCAGCATCGTCATCACCCATGACATGGGCAGCGTGTTCAAGATCGCCGACCGGGTGGCCATGCTGAAAAACGGCGTGGTCTCCTTCCTCGGAACGCGGGACGAGCTGCGTGCTTCCACGAATCCCGACATCCAAAATTTCATCGCCGGACGCTCCGGCCTCTGTGCCTAA